CCGGGCCTGCCGGCATGACGATGCCATATTCCATGAGCAATCCCCGAGTCTGGTTGATGATCTCGGTCCGTTGGGCAACCGCCAGACTGCGCATCCGATGCAAGCTTTGCAAATCCTGCTGTTCAATCGATTTCATTGGCACAAATCGCATATTAGGCCGTTGAACCGCCTCACAAATTGCTTCTGCATCCAGCTTGTCATTCTTGTTGCTCTTGACGTAGGGCTTGACAAATTGTGGCGCCATTATCCGAACATTATGGCCCAAGATTTTCAACTGCCTGGCCAAATGGTGCGAACCTCCGCACGCTTCGAGACCTACCAAGCAAGGTTTTAAATTAACCATGAATTCAAGCATTTTCTCACGGTTTAGATGCTTCCTCAAAACAAAATTCCCTTTGGCATCAACTCCATGCAGGTGAAATGAATTCTTGCCTGTGTCGATTCCAAGTACCACGATCTCTTTGTCTGCGCTATTCTTGTTCATGGTTCGCTCCGTTCTCTGTTTGATGGTTAGCTGAAACTCCATCTTGGCCCATTTCGAGGCCGTTGGGAACGGGGCGGACCATACCATTAGACCCCTTTTTTCTTTCAATAATTTTAAACACGGGGAGGGACCTGGGCCGTTACCTTCCCTGCAAAAATCGCCCTACCCATTCGCTCAACCAAACCTCGTGTCCGACCAGAAAATGATCCAAACCCGCCGGAAGCACCTGAAATACCTTGGGCGGGGGAAGACGATCGAACAGGTTCCTGGCAAGGTCCGACGGACAGGCAAAGTCATCCTCGGCCCAGATCAAAGCCGTGGAATGTCCCCCCTCCGGGTAC
This portion of the Magnetococcales bacterium genome encodes:
- a CDS encoding IS110 family transposase; its protein translation is MNKNSADKEIVVLGIDTGKNSFHLHGVDAKGNFVLRKHLNREKMLEFMVNLKPCLVGLEACGGSHHLARQLKILGHNVRIMAPQFVKPYVKSNKNDKLDAEAICEAVQRPNMRFVPMKSIEQQDLQSLHRMRSLAVAQRTEIINQTRGLLMEYGIVMPAGP